One window from the genome of Haloarcula sp. CBA1127 encodes:
- a CDS encoding aminotransferase class V-fold PLP-dependent enzyme translates to MVPFTTESESVYRQLGVTPVVNAAGTKTRIGGSLIREEAADAMRAAADEFVQLSDLEAKASEQIAEIAGSEAGYVSPGAEAGLLLAAAAAIAGDDPKTMSELPHPTDAPNDIVMPRTHRTGYDHALRAAGANIVDVGTNDYHLGTGATNVEPWEIESAIDENTAGVAYVQKTYTQPELSTVSEIAHRHDVPVIVDAAAEVPPIENLSRFVEQGADLVVFSGGKGIRGPQTTGLIAGKRQYIRSIAVQHQDMHVDRRVWNPPSSLIDTERFDGVPRQGIGRSLKVGKEELVGLIRALELFIEEDQEALVAEWETLAQNMASQLEAAGMETTVVAGGEQSVAPHVIVDLSSSQSAPSAATLVSELQREDPRVYVGEDRIDKGEIVLNPMCLDEDDAAYVVDRLLTHL, encoded by the coding sequence ATGGTTCCATTCACAACAGAGTCAGAGTCGGTGTATCGTCAGTTGGGTGTCACGCCGGTCGTCAATGCAGCGGGTACAAAAACGCGGATTGGCGGCAGCCTCATTCGGGAGGAAGCCGCGGACGCCATGCGCGCTGCTGCCGACGAATTCGTTCAGCTGAGTGACCTAGAGGCAAAGGCTTCCGAACAGATCGCTGAAATCGCCGGGTCGGAAGCCGGATACGTTTCGCCGGGTGCTGAGGCCGGCCTGTTGTTGGCCGCGGCTGCCGCGATAGCGGGGGACGACCCGAAGACCATGTCGGAGTTACCCCATCCGACAGACGCACCAAACGACATCGTGATGCCCCGGACTCACCGGACGGGGTACGACCACGCATTGCGGGCAGCTGGCGCAAACATCGTCGATGTCGGGACAAACGATTATCACCTCGGGACCGGCGCAACAAACGTTGAGCCCTGGGAAATCGAAAGCGCTATCGACGAAAACACTGCTGGGGTTGCGTACGTCCAGAAAACGTACACACAGCCCGAACTCTCGACTGTCTCGGAGATTGCACATCGACACGATGTGCCCGTCATTGTCGACGCTGCCGCCGAGGTGCCGCCCATTGAGAACCTCTCTCGTTTCGTCGAGCAAGGTGCAGATCTGGTGGTGTTCAGTGGTGGCAAAGGAATCCGTGGCCCGCAGACGACGGGTCTCATCGCCGGCAAACGTCAGTATATCCGTTCAATCGCTGTGCAGCATCAGGATATGCACGTCGACCGTCGAGTCTGGAACCCACCCAGCTCGCTTATCGATACGGAACGGTTCGATGGGGTTCCCAGACAGGGAATCGGACGGTCGCTCAAGGTCGGGAAAGAGGAACTTGTCGGCCTCATTCGCGCGCTGGAACTATTCATTGAGGAAGACCAGGAAGCGCTTGTCGCCGAGTGGGAGACGCTCGCCCAGAACATGGCGAGCCAGCTTGAGGCAGCCGGCATGGAGACCACAGTTGTCGCTGGCGGTGAGCAGAGTGTGGCACCTCACGTTATTGTGGATCTCTCTAGCTCCCAATCCGCCCCCTCGGCAGCTACGCTGGTGTCAGAGCTGCAGCGCGAGGACCCGCGCGTGTATGTCGGCGAGGACCGCATCGACAAGGGA
- a CDS encoding ABC transporter ATP-binding protein encodes MAQLELDNLVKTFSDGSDEVVAVDTVNMSLNDGEFLVLVGPSGCGKSTTLRMVAGLETVTEGDILIGDESVIGTEPRDRDIAMVFQNYALYPHMTAEENMSFGLKMTTDLDTETIEQRVTETAEMMGIEDLLDDPPKELSGGQQQRVALGRAIVRDPAVFLMDEPLSNLDAKLRTKMRTELKSLQNELDVTTIYVTHDQTEAMTMGDRIAILDDGVLQQVGTPLECYHRPANRFVAGFIGSPSMNFIPAAVEDGSLVHQEFTYGLSAETAAQLDGREEVILGVRPEDIQLSTATGPEQTVTATVDVVEPLGDLFHVYVTIDGQQYTVTVENGSNLGNGTTVGLRFPEEVIHLFDADSGTAIKNSETEIDEESPVAA; translated from the coding sequence ATGGCACAGTTAGAGCTCGATAACCTTGTCAAGACGTTCTCCGACGGGAGCGACGAGGTTGTCGCTGTCGATACGGTGAATATGTCGCTAAACGACGGCGAGTTTCTGGTACTGGTCGGCCCATCCGGCTGTGGAAAATCGACAACCTTGCGGATGGTCGCCGGGCTTGAGACGGTAACTGAGGGCGATATTCTGATCGGAGACGAATCTGTTATCGGCACCGAGCCCCGTGACCGCGATATCGCGATGGTCTTTCAGAACTACGCGCTCTATCCACATATGACCGCAGAGGAGAACATGTCGTTCGGGTTGAAGATGACGACGGATCTGGATACAGAGACGATTGAACAGCGTGTAACCGAGACAGCCGAGATGATGGGCATCGAGGACCTGCTTGATGATCCGCCAAAGGAGCTATCCGGTGGCCAGCAACAGCGGGTGGCGCTCGGGAGAGCAATCGTCCGAGACCCGGCAGTGTTCTTGATGGACGAGCCACTGAGTAATCTGGATGCCAAACTCCGGACCAAAATGCGGACCGAACTAAAGAGCCTCCAGAACGAACTCGACGTGACAACGATTTACGTTACCCACGACCAGACGGAGGCAATGACAATGGGCGACCGTATTGCTATTCTGGACGACGGCGTGTTACAGCAGGTTGGAACGCCGCTGGAGTGTTATCACCGTCCAGCCAATCGGTTTGTCGCCGGGTTCATCGGGTCTCCCTCGATGAACTTCATTCCTGCCGCTGTCGAGGACGGGTCGCTAGTGCATCAGGAGTTTACCTACGGGCTGTCCGCTGAAACCGCCGCCCAGCTCGACGGGCGCGAGGAAGTCATCCTCGGTGTCCGGCCCGAAGATATTCAGCTCAGCACCGCGACAGGCCCGGAGCAGACAGTTACCGCGACCGTCGACGTCGTCGAACCACTTGGGGACCTGTTTCACGTGTACGTGACTATCGACGGGCAGCAGTACACGGTCACCGTCGAGAATGGGTCAAACCTCGGGAATGGCACCACGGTCGGATTGCGGTTCCCAGAGGAGGTCATCCATCTCTTTGATGCGGACTCCGGCACTGCGATCAAGAACAGTGAAACGGAAATCGACGAAGAAAGTCCGGTTGCAGCCTGA
- a CDS encoding IclR family transcriptional regulator, producing MTGQGPIESAGRVLDIIEALKTEQALGVTELAERVEMPKSTVHVHLSTLQSRGYVVQDQNKAYRLSLRFLDIGMKVRERQEMYQEVAPKLNEIADETDEKAWWIVEENGKAVFLAKALGSRAIQTNSQIGQYTELYRLAGGMAILSVLPKHRRETILESYEYPLPDGRDQQELEAELDEIQDRGVAYGINQFLEGVAGVGAPLVDNAGNTYGAISVSGPANRLDSERIENELTDLIRGISGELQVNLSYQ from the coding sequence ATGACAGGACAAGGCCCGATAGAGTCCGCCGGGAGGGTGCTGGACATTATTGAAGCACTGAAAACGGAACAGGCACTCGGCGTCACTGAGCTGGCAGAGCGGGTGGAGATGCCCAAGAGCACGGTCCACGTTCATCTCTCGACACTCCAGAGCCGAGGCTACGTCGTTCAGGACCAGAACAAGGCGTATCGGCTGAGCTTGCGGTTTCTGGATATCGGGATGAAAGTCCGCGAGCGACAGGAAATGTACCAAGAGGTCGCACCGAAACTGAACGAGATAGCCGACGAAACTGATGAAAAAGCGTGGTGGATCGTCGAAGAGAACGGAAAGGCGGTCTTCTTGGCCAAAGCGCTTGGCAGTCGGGCGATTCAGACAAATTCACAGATTGGCCAGTACACCGAACTGTACAGGCTCGCTGGTGGCATGGCAATCCTCTCAGTGTTGCCGAAACACCGGCGGGAGACAATCCTCGAAAGCTACGAATACCCTCTCCCCGACGGTCGGGATCAGCAGGAACTCGAAGCAGAACTCGACGAGATTCAAGACCGCGGCGTCGCCTACGGCATCAACCAGTTCCTCGAAGGCGTAGCCGGCGTCGGTGCCCCGCTGGTAGACAACGCCGGCAACACGTACGGTGCCATCAGCGTCTCGGGACCGGCGAACCGGCTGGACTCGGAACGCATCGAAAACGAACTGACCGACCTCATCCGTGGAATCTCCGGCGAGCTACAGGTGAATCTCTCCTACCAGTAG
- a CDS encoding ABC transporter ATP-binding protein produces the protein MTDPLLSLEDVRAGYGMTEVLQGVSMDVERGSVVSLVGRNGVGKTTTLRSIVGNITPTGGSIRFKGEDITTLNSEATIRSGIGFVPEERRIFPELTVRENLRMGEIGAESPDGPSVDDVLDMFENLAEREHKDGSVLSGGEQQMLAVGRALTADPDLLLLDEPTEGLAPYVVRQIEDLILELNDQGITVLVVEQNIPVALEVSQYTYILEKGEIVHEGTAAEIQDNEDVLDRHLGVGVTD, from the coding sequence GACCGAGGTGCTCCAGGGCGTCTCGATGGATGTCGAACGCGGAAGCGTTGTGTCGCTGGTCGGGCGAAACGGGGTCGGCAAGACGACGACGCTCCGGTCGATTGTTGGGAATATCACCCCGACTGGTGGGTCAATAAGGTTCAAGGGCGAGGACATCACGACACTCAACTCCGAGGCGACGATCCGGAGCGGCATCGGATTCGTTCCCGAAGAGCGACGGATATTCCCCGAGCTGACCGTCCGAGAGAACCTCAGAATGGGTGAAATCGGTGCTGAGTCGCCTGACGGGCCGTCAGTCGACGACGTACTGGATATGTTCGAGAACCTCGCGGAGCGAGAACACAAGGACGGGTCGGTCCTTTCCGGTGGCGAACAGCAGATGCTTGCGGTCGGCCGTGCCCTGACTGCCGACCCGGATCTGTTGTTACTTGACGAACCGACGGAAGGGCTCGCACCCTATGTCGTCCGGCAGATAGAGGACCTTATCCTCGAACTGAACGATCAGGGTATCACAGTGCTGGTTGTCGAGCAAAACATCCCGGTCGCACTGGAGGTCTCGCAGTATACGTACATCCTCGAAAAGGGCGAGATCGTCCACGAGGGGACTGCGGCGGAGATTCAGGACAACGAGGACGTACTCGACAGACACCTCGGCGTCGGTGTCACTGACTGA